The proteins below are encoded in one region of Sulfolobus islandicus Y.N.15.51:
- a CDS encoding GH12 family glycosyl hydrolase domain-containing protein, protein MNKLIPILIVVIIILGIITFLEFGKFQQNTSLTKSTSIYALFPGRNHSFNIVANYSGNYADALVIVNSSTNATLMASPFLWNIGYALGNVNMTFNNYLHVAINLSQINKISLNVVDGYPSLMYGQELWWPFEYRTAQLKSLSLPMIVSQLPNFYSILNYSVYLINGSIDDFSYDIWLSQNPNVTSLQYGDFEVMIWMYWSENLSHVPYFIYVGNMTIPTLINGKIENLSWEVYVLPRTGSANGWTGVYFLSPLKEREVECGVPIAYILKNMGQFIENAGMNVYNPNTYYLDAIQVGMEFSDNHGTAIMGYYLYSWRIWLLS, encoded by the coding sequence ATGAATAAGCTAATTCCCATATTAATCGTGGTAATAATCATACTTGGTATAATTACGTTTCTAGAATTTGGCAAGTTCCAACAAAATACTAGTTTAACTAAAAGCACTAGTATTTACGCCTTGTTCCCTGGTCGTAATCACTCTTTCAATATAGTTGCGAACTATTCCGGTAATTATGCAGATGCTTTAGTAATAGTGAACTCGTCTACAAATGCTACTCTGATGGCTTCACCCTTTTTATGGAATATAGGATATGCTTTAGGAAACGTTAACATGACGTTTAATAATTATTTACACGTAGCGATAAATCTATCTCAAATAAACAAGATTTCCTTAAACGTGGTGGATGGTTATCCAAGTTTAATGTACGGTCAAGAATTGTGGTGGCCATTCGAGTATAGGACAGCTCAACTTAAGTCCCTATCCTTGCCTATGATTGTTTCACAGTTACCAAACTTCTACTCAATTCTTAATTACTCCGTTTACCTCATTAATGGAAGTATTGACGATTTCTCCTATGATATTTGGCTTTCCCAAAATCCCAACGTAACCTCTTTACAATATGGCGATTTTGAAGTGATGATTTGGATGTATTGGAGCGAAAACTTGTCCCATGTTCCATATTTCATATATGTCGGCAACATGACAATCCCAACACTTATAAATGGTAAGATCGAGAACTTGAGTTGGGAAGTATACGTATTGCCTAGAACTGGTTCGGCCAACGGTTGGACTGGAGTTTACTTTTTGTCACCCTTAAAAGAACGCGAAGTGGAATGTGGAGTGCCTATAGCTTATATATTGAAAAACATGGGCCAATTTATTGAGAACGCAGGGATGAATGTATATAATCCGAATACGTACTATTTAGATGCCATACAAGTTGGCATGGAGTTCAGTGATAATCACGGTACTGCAATAATGGGTTACTATTTGTATTCATGGCGAATATGGCTACTCTCCTAA
- a CDS encoding NAD(P)/FAD-dependent oxidoreductase translates to MREKSCDYLIIGSGIAGYNALKELLELKPNSKIIMVSSDKYYPYDRPPLSKDYLRGEMAREKLFFESEDFYKRGNLDVVLNRSVERIDTDSKEAVLNDGSVISFDRALIASGGRPRRLSVPGGENALYLRTLDDCDGIREVASRSRNALIIGAGFIGVEVASSLTTLGVRTTVVEVMPYIWNTFVDEKVSMVIRQYLEGKGISFILNESVREIQGKAAITSGGKRLEADMFLIAVGIVPNVEVAQKSGIQVDNGIIVNEYLETSAKDIYAAGDIANIFDPREGRRKRIEHWNNAEYTGKLAARNMAGNGEAYNFISSIWSDIFDIHIESAGETRNYDEYVIRGRFNSDNPNFNVIYLKGGIVKGYVAINRDYGELEVLNKLIKEGKDVSNKKNSLADEGFDLKELLK, encoded by the coding sequence ATGCGCGAAAAATCTTGTGACTACTTGATAATTGGGAGTGGTATTGCGGGATATAATGCATTAAAGGAACTACTAGAACTAAAGCCAAACTCAAAAATAATCATGGTCTCATCAGACAAATATTACCCATATGATAGACCACCACTATCAAAGGATTATCTTAGAGGAGAAATGGCACGTGAGAAACTATTCTTTGAGTCTGAGGATTTTTATAAGAGGGGTAATTTGGATGTTGTCTTGAATAGGAGTGTTGAGAGGATTGATACTGATTCTAAGGAGGCAGTGCTGAATGATGGTAGTGTGATATCCTTTGATAGGGCTTTGATAGCTAGTGGTGGTAGGCCTAGGAGGTTGAGTGTTCCGGGAGGTGAGAATGCACTATATTTGAGGACATTGGATGATTGTGATGGAATAAGGGAGGTTGCGAGTAGGAGTAGGAATGCGTTAATAATTGGTGCTGGTTTCATAGGTGTTGAGGTGGCATCAAGTCTAACAACGCTTGGTGTGAGGACTACAGTAGTGGAAGTAATGCCGTACATATGGAACACTTTTGTGGATGAAAAGGTATCTATGGTTATACGGCAATACTTGGAGGGTAAGGGGATAAGCTTCATATTGAACGAGTCAGTAAGGGAGATTCAAGGAAAAGCCGCGATAACGTCTGGTGGTAAGAGATTGGAAGCGGATATGTTTCTGATCGCTGTGGGAATTGTACCAAATGTTGAGGTAGCGCAAAAGAGTGGTATACAAGTTGATAATGGTATAATTGTGAATGAATACTTGGAGACAAGTGCTAAGGACATTTATGCGGCTGGGGATATTGCAAATATATTTGATCCTAGGGAGGGTAGGAGGAAGAGGATTGAGCACTGGAACAACGCTGAGTACACTGGAAAATTGGCAGCTAGGAACATGGCTGGTAATGGAGAAGCCTACAATTTCATATCATCCATATGGTCGGATATATTCGATATTCACATAGAATCGGCTGGTGAGACGAGGAATTATGACGAATACGTAATAAGAGGAAGATTCAATTCTGATAATCCTAATTTTAATGTGATATATTTGAAAGGTGGTATAGTTAAGGGGTATGTTGCGATAAATAGGGATTATGGCGAATTAGAGGTTCTAAATAAGCTGATTAAAGAAGGTAAAGATGTTTCAAATAAGAAGAACTCTCTGGCAGATGAGGGATTCGACCTTAAGGAGTTACTGAAATGA
- a CDS encoding SelT/SelW/SelH family protein — protein sequence MQDPVCKMEVENTTPYRINYRGITYYFCSKGCLDEFKKNLTKYVSPADLNKKIDVKIVYCRPCKYMDRALNLAKDILSYFEEVNVELVQGDRGILDIYVNDELVFSRYIEKRFPESEEILKSIGQKLQLARQS from the coding sequence ATGCAAGATCCCGTTTGTAAAATGGAAGTTGAGAACACTACGCCTTATAGGATAAACTATAGGGGTATAACCTATTACTTCTGTTCTAAAGGATGTCTAGATGAGTTTAAGAAGAATCTAACTAAATACGTCTCACCAGCTGATCTGAATAAGAAAATTGACGTTAAGATCGTTTACTGCAGGCCTTGCAAATATATGGATAGGGCGTTAAATCTGGCAAAAGATATTCTATCCTATTTTGAGGAGGTCAATGTTGAACTAGTTCAAGGTGATAGGGGGATACTAGATATATATGTTAATGATGAGCTAGTATTTTCTAGATATATAGAAAAAAGGTTCCCAGAAAGTGAGGAGATTCTAAAAAGTATAGGCCAAAAATTACAACTTGCCAGACAATCTTAA
- a CDS encoding HEPN domain-containing protein produces the protein MVSRVDDWLRQAERNLRSAEINYQNELYEEACYESQQTAEKAVKALLSYFHKELRGHSITFLLQSSSIQIPSEILKCAQELDKHYIPSRYPDAYDQGAPADYYNKDDADRCLNCGKRILSWVEGIVRGTV, from the coding sequence ATGGTAAGCAGAGTTGATGACTGGCTTAGACAAGCTGAGAGAAATCTTAGATCGGCGGAGATTAATTATCAGAATGAGCTCTACGAGGAAGCTTGTTATGAGTCTCAACAGACTGCCGAGAAAGCAGTTAAAGCGTTACTAAGTTATTTTCATAAAGAACTAAGGGGACATTCGATTACCTTTCTTTTACAATCCTCTTCTATCCAAATTCCCAGTGAGATATTGAAATGCGCTCAAGAGCTCGATAAGCATTATATCCCTTCTCGCTATCCCGATGCGTATGACCAAGGTGCTCCTGCTGATTATTATAACAAGGATGATGCAGATAGATGTTTAAATTGCGGTAAGAGGATTTTATCATGGGTAGAGGGAATTGTTAGAGGAACTGTGTAA
- a CDS encoding nucleotidyltransferase domain-containing protein encodes MLEELCKIYSKFNPKLVILFGSYARGDYTSESDIDVLVVSDIFSRDPRESFGMAYNLKFPQVMPVAMNTQVFLKKLDEGSTFILEIIEDGKILCGEKEFEREVLERYKKIRKRFRRKGRLWEW; translated from the coding sequence TTGTTAGAGGAACTGTGTAAGATTTATTCTAAGTTTAATCCAAAACTGGTCATATTATTTGGCTCCTATGCCAGAGGAGATTACACTAGTGAGAGTGATATAGACGTTCTAGTAGTTTCCGATATATTCTCTAGAGATCCGAGAGAAAGCTTTGGTATGGCCTATAATTTAAAATTTCCTCAAGTAATGCCTGTGGCAATGAATACTCAGGTTTTTTTGAAGAAACTGGATGAAGGTTCAACTTTTATTCTGGAGATTATAGAAGATGGAAAAATACTGTGCGGAGAGAAGGAATTTGAAAGAGAAGTATTGGAGAGGTATAAGAAAATTAGGAAGAGGTTTAGGAGAAAGGGTAGACTGTGGGAATGGTGA
- a CDS encoding DUF4322 domain-containing protein, which translates to MKQVLVSAAITRDSVENKAKQYCISPQTVRNYVEQTVIDKIMERIKKPSIKNLIKKHRPIRISIEWTSIEYDGKPVEGSRGSEHGYA; encoded by the coding sequence ATGAAACAAGTACTAGTCTCAGCAGCAATAACAAGAGACTCAGTAGAAAATAAGGCAAAACAGTACTGCATCTCACCACAAACAGTAAGAAACTACGTAGAACAAACAGTAATAGACAAGATAATGGAGAGAATAAAGAAGCCCTCAATAAAAAATCTTATTAAAAAACACAGACCAATAAGAATTTCGATAGAGTGGACTTCAATAGAATACGATGGTAAACCAGTAGAAGGATCAAGAGGATCAGAACACGGTTACGCTTAG